The sequence GGATATTATGCAGCGTATAGGAGACCATACGCGAATTCAAAGTTTTCTAACAGGCTCCTCGCTTTCAACGCTGTTTAGCATGGTAAATTTGGTGATATTTGGGGCTGTGCTTGCATGGTATAATTTGAAAATTCTTGTAATATTTTTATTTGGAAATCTCTTGTATGTAGCTTGGATTCTTATCTTTATGAAAAAGCGGCGAGAGTTGGATTTCAAGCGTTTTGCATTAGCAGCCGATAATCAAAGCAATTTATTTCAGATAATAACAGGCATGCAAGAAATAAAACTCAATAATTGCGAAAAGCAAAAGCGTTGGCGTTGGGAACGCTTGCAAGCATCGCAGTTTAAAGTAGCTATAAAGGGGCTTGCTCTTGGGCAATATCAGCAGGTGGGTTCTTTGTTTCTTGCACAGGCAACCAATATTTTTATTTCATTTTTGGCTGCACGTGCTGTCGTCAACGGACAAATGACCTTGGGTATGATGATGGCGGTTTCATACATTATAGGGCAAATTAGTTCTCCGATTAATCAGCTTATTGGGTTTATTCAATCATTGCAGGATGCACGTATTAGCCTTGAGCGTTTGGGCGAAATTCACAACAAACCCGATGAAGAGCCAGAAGAAATGAACCGCGTTTCAATATTGCCTGAAAATAAAAGCTTATCCGTAAAAAATATTACATTTCGATATGAAGGACCAAATAGTCCTGCGGTGCTTGAAAATATTGATTTGGAAATTCCAGAAGGAAAAATCACGGCTATTGTTGGAACAAGCGGTAGCGGAAAAACAACATTGATAAAATTATTATTAGGCTTTTACAAGCCGGAACAGGGCGAAATAAAAGTAGGTGATTTGTCGCTTGTGCATGTTAATGGCTCGTTTTGGCGTTCGCAGTGTGGTGTTGTGATGCAGGATGGATATATTTTTAGCGAAACTATTGCAGAAAATATTGCTCCTGGCGATGATGATATAGACCGCCGAAAAATGTTACATGCTGTTAAAGTAGCTAATATCCGAGAATTTATAGAAGGATTGCCATTGGGCTACAACACAAAAATAGGTCAAGAAGGAAGCGGCATCAGTCAGGGACAAAAACAGCGACTTTTGATAGCTAGGGCAGTGTATAAAGACCCTCAGTTTATTTTTCTTGATGAAGCTACAAACTCTTTAGATGCCAATAATGAGCGTGTGATTATGGATAACTTGAATGAGTTTTTTAAAGGAAGAACTGTGGTGATTGTAGCTCATCGCCTTAGCACTGTGAAAAATGCAGACCAAATTGTTGTTCTTGAAAAAGGAAAAATTATAGAAAAAGGCACGCATGCCGAGCTTACTGAAAAACGTGGCTCGTATTATGAGTTGGTGAAGAATCAATTGGAGTTGGGGAGCTGATGAGTGGGTGAATGAAAGAAATGGCTAAATGAAATGAGGAAATGGATAAATGACTAAATGAAATGGATAAACGACTAAATGAAAGAAATGGTTAAATGAAATGACTAAATGAATGAAAGAAACGACTAAATGAAAGAAATGGTTAAATGAAAAGTTTTTGTTTTATCAAAATAGGTTGAAAAATTTGTTTATTTTTGGTTGATTGTTCAATGCAAAAAAAAGAATATGGCTGAAGAAAAAAATATCTGGATTTAAATGACTTGTCATCATACAAGCTGGCGATGGAGTTGGGGACTATTGTTTGAGACATTGTATATGAATGGGAATATTTTGCTAAAGATACCATTGGGAAACAGTTTGTTCGTTGTGTAGATAGTGTTGCCGCCAATATTGCAGAAGGATTTGGACGCTATGGTAAAAGATCTAGAGTTTTATTTTTTAGGTATGCTTATGGGTCTCTATACGAAGCACGTTCATGGACACAAAAATCGTTTGACAGGAAACTTATTACTGAAGATCAACTATTAAAAATACGCAAGTATCTTGAAGCATTGCCAGTTGAAATTCATCATTTGATAAAATTTACAAATGAAAGACTTAAATTTTAAGCTATGTCTTCTAAAACACCAGCCCAAAATATAATTCGTTTAATCGTTCACTTCGTTTAATAATTTACTTCGTTTAATCATTTAATATTTACTTCGTTTAATAGTTTTACTTCGTTTAATCATTTAATATTTACTTCGTTTACTTCGTTTAATAGTTTAAATCATTTACAGAATGGAAGAAAAGTTACCAGAAATACATACAGAAGAAGTTCATGATATATTGAGCAAGCCACCATCAGGAATAATCAGAAATGGCATTATGCTCATAGGGATTGTAGTTGTTCTTTTACTTGCTGGTTCGTGGTTTGTAAAATATCCGGATAAGGTTTCAGCTACCATAGCTGTTAGTTCATCGAATGTGCCTGCATCGTTAGTGGCGAAATCAAGTGGCAAAATTACGCACATGTTTGTTACAAATAATCAAGTTGTTAGCGAAGGCGAAATCCTTGCTGTTATTGAAAATAATGCAGAATATACCCATGTTTTGTTGCTTGATAGTTTGATAAGTTCTTTTGACGTAGAAGATGACACAAAACTTGAAGATATTTCAAAGCAGTCAATGTTAATGCTCGGAGACCTACAATCAGATTTTTTGCAATTTCAAAAAATAGTGTCCGATTTTTTATTGTTTAAAAGTCTTAATTTAATATCAAAAAAAATCGCTGCATTGCAAAAGCAAATTAGGCTTACAGAGCAATATTATAAACGTATTTCCGACCAAAGTGCTTTACAAGAAGAAGATTTGGATATTGCAAAAAATGAATTTTATCGCGATTCTGTTTTATTTTCACAAAAAGTTATTAGCGCAGCAGAATATGATAAGTCAAAAGTTGCATTAATACAGCGAAAGCAGTCGTTTTTATCTTCTAAAGCTAATTTGTCAAATATTCAAATGCAAAAAGCACAAATTGAGCAACAAATTATTGAAATGCAGCTGCAATTGACTGATGAGAGCAAGCAATATACCCAAACAATAACACAATCGCATAAAGCACTTTCAAATTCTATCAATATTTGGAAAAGAAATTATTTGTTTATTTCGCCATTAAAAGGCAATTGCACTTTTACGAATACTCGTGAAGTAAATCAAAATGTTAGTGCTGGCGATGTGGTGTTTACAGTTGTTCCTTTACAGAAAAGCGAACTTGTTGGTATATTAAAATTGCCAATGCAGGGAGCAGGAAAAGTAAAAGTAGGGCAGGTCGTCAATATCAAATTTGATAATTTCCCATATATGGAATTTGGCGTAGTAAAAGGAATTGTAAAATCTATTTCCTTAGTTACAAATGATTCAAATTATATAGTTGAAGTTTCTTTTCCAAACGGATTAAAAACAAACTACGGGAAAAACTTGTTGTTTTCTCAAGAAATGTCAGGAACAGCAGAAATAATAACAGAAGATTTGCGGCTTATAGAAAGATTTTTAAATCCTATAAAATCTATATTGAAGCAAAATTTATAAGTGTTGTGTAGCCCGCCCCCCCCGTAACTTGCTGATATACAAATAGTTACGTGTGCCGCCGCCTGTCTTGCGTAAGCTGCTGATACACAGGTAGTTACGCTGCGCCAACTAAGCACTCAACACTCAACACTAAAATAATTTATTTAAAAAAATTAGTCTTGTTCGTTTAAAACAATTATTTTTGTTTATATAATTGACAATTATGAAATTATTTTCGCAAGTATCAACAGTTGAAGGAAGTGAGAAATATGAGTTGGCTATTGGAAGAAAGCAGCCTTTGTATAAAAAATCTGAAGATATTCGCTCTGAATTTTCGCGGGATTACAATCGTATTTTGCATTGCAATGCTTTCAGGCGTTTGAAGCACAAAACGCAGGTTTTTTATGCTACTATGAATGACCATATTTGCACTAGAATTGAGCATGTGCATCATGTGGAATCGGTTTCTCGCACTATCTGCGATGAATTAGGGCTTAATTCCGAATTAGCGGTAGCCATTGCATTAGGACATGATTTAGGTCATGCTCCATTTGGGCATGAGGGCGAAAAAATTATTTCAAAAATTTCAAAAGAAAAAATTGGGAAATCTTTTTGGCATGAAAAAAATAGCTTGCGTGTAGTTGATTATATTGAAAGTTTGCCCGACACAAATGGTGTGGAAAAGCCTTTAAATCTAACTTATGCTGTTAGAGATGGAATAATTTCTCATTGCGGCGAAGTTGACATAAATGCGTTGAAACCTAGGAGCGAAAACATAGATTTGTGCAAAATAAATGAGCCAAATGAGTATCAGCCTTTTACGTGGGAAGGCTGTGTTGTGAAATTAGCTGATAAAATCGCTTATTTAGGGCGTGATATAGAAGACGCATGGCGACTTAACGTGATAAATGAAAATCAAATTATAGAACTAAATGATATAATTTCAAAAAAATACGCAAAAGTTACTGAAAGTGTTTTCACAACTTCTTTGATGCATAATTTTATCATTGATTTATGCGACAATAGCTCAATTGAAAGCGGGCTGAAATTCAGCGACGACACTTATAATTTGATGACAAATATAAAATCGTTTAATTATAAAAACATTTATTCGCATCCACGTATAAAGCGATATAACAAGTATGTAGAGCTGATTATAACAACTTTGTTCGATTTTTTAATTGAAAAATACAATGCTGAAAACACTATAAACGAAATTAAAAAAGGTTGTGCAAATTATCCTGAATTGTGCAGGTCTTTTGCAGACTGGCTTTCCAAGTATTCAATTGCTTCTGAAACGCAGAAAAATGAATTTAATATTTTTGATATAAACGACCTAAATCAATACACAGACTGCGTTTTAACTTATTTGTCATTAATGACAGACCAATACGCAATGCGTCTTTTTGGCGAAATAACTCATTTTTAAGAAAAACATTCTAAGTATTTAAAATCAAGTCCATTTGTTTGCGGGCAATATCAATGTTTCGTATTGTAACATTTACTTTGTCGCCAAGTCTATAAGCCGTTTTTGTTCTATGACCAATAACCATGTAATTATCTTCGTCTAAATAATAAAAATCGTCTTTAAGGTCTTCAAGCCTCACAAGTCCTTCGGCATGGCTAAGTTCAAGCTCCACAAAAATTCCCCATTTGCTTACGCCTGAAACAACTCCTTCAAATTTTTGCCCAACTTTATCAGCCATAAATTCCATTTGCTTGAATTTTACAGACTCTCTTTCAGCATCAGCAGCCTTTTTTTCCATATCGCTGCAATGCTCACACTTCTCTTCATACTCAGTTTGATTAACAGGTGGTTTGCCTTCTGCGTATAAATCAAGCAATCGGTGTACCATCAAATCTGGATACCTCCTAATTGGCGATGTAAAATGAGTGTAATATTTGAAAGCTAGCCCGTAATGCCCGATATTGTTTGTACTATAAATTGCTTTTGCCATTGCACGCACAGCAATGGTTTCGATCATTCTCTCTTCGGCTTTGCCAGCCACATTTTTAAATAAATTATTTAACGAATGCGAAATGTTTTCTTTCGATGTCAAATTTATTTTATATCCTATTTTGCTTAGAAATTCAGAGAAGTTTGTAAGTTTTTCAGGGCTGGGTTCGTCATGAATCCTATAAACAAAGGTTTTTGGTGTTTGATTTTTGTTTTTTACTTTCCCAATATGAGCAGCAACGGTTTTATTTGCCAATAGCATGAAATCTTCAATTAGCATGTTCGACTCTTTTTGCTCTTTTAGAAAAACTTCAATGGGCTTGCTGTTTTCATCGAGTTTGAATTTTATTTCAGTGCTTTTGAAATTTATACTTCCCGCTTTAGCTCTTTCTTCTCGCATTTTAAATGCAAGTTTATGTAGGGTTAAAATTTCATCGCTAAAATTGCCTTTGCCCGTTTCAATTATTTCCTGAATTTCTTCGTAGCAAAAACGAGCCTTTGAGCGTATTACAGTATGTCCAATCCAATATTTTATAACTTCCGCATTCGGACTGAGTTCAAATACTACAGAATGACAAAGTTTGTCTTCATCAGGGCGAAGTGAACAAACATTATTCGATAATTTTTCTGGTAACATTGGCACAACTCTGTCAACCATATAGATTGACGTTGCCCTGTCATACGCTTCATCGTCTATTGCTGAATTTGGCTTTACATAATACGATACATCTGCGATGTGAACACCAACTTCAAAATTATCATTGTTTAATTTTTTTATTGAAAGGGCATCGTCAAAATCTTTTGCGTCAAATGGATCGCATGTAAATGTGAATGTATCTCTAAAATCACGGCGCTTTTTTATTTCATTTTCGTCTATTTCTGTTGAAATTTTTTCAGCTTCTTTCTCAACATTATTTGGAAATTTCAAAGGAAATTCGTGATTTGCCAAAATGCTTTGGATTTCCACTTCATTTACGCCCGGTCGCCCAAGCACTTCTACAATTTTTGCAAAAGGATTTCTCGATTGCTGGGGCCATTCTACAATTTCCACAATTACTTTTTCTCCATGCTTAGCATTATTCAAATCTTTATTGGGAATAAGAAAATCAATATGAATTTTTCTGTCATCAGGAATAAAAAACGACATATTTGAGCCAACTTGTATTGTGCCCACGTATTTAATGCGTTTACGCTTAATAACTTTGATGACTTTCCCTTCTGGTCTGCGATTTTTTCTTCGTGGAAACAATTTTACCAATACTTTATCGCCCGTTAATGCTTGATTCAAATCGCCTTGTGCAATTGCTATATCTTCCTTGTCCGGCATTAATAAATAGCCTTTGCCATTTACGCTTATATCAATTATGCCTTCAACTTCGCTTGTATTGTCGTCTAAATTAAGAACATCTGGATTTAACAGGTATTTTCCTCTATTTCTGGCAATTAGTAAGTTCTGTTCTACAAGTTGTTCTATAACTTCTGCCATTTTGGCTCTCTCAGCACCTTTGCCAATGCCTAATTTGCCAGCAACTTGTTTATAGTTTAAAAGTGTATATGGATTTTGTTTGAATACAGCTAATATGTTGATTGCTAGTATGTTATATTCCTTTTTTCTATCTTTCTTGCTTTTTTTAGAACTCATTTTTAATTTTTAATTACTACAAAGTTAATTTATTTATCAAAAACAAAAATGAAAATTGTGTTAATATTTCATAAAAAAATGCGTTTATTTTAAGTAAATATGTAAATTTGTATTAATGATTAAAACGGCAGTTGTAATATTAAATTGGAATGGGAAGAAATGGTTGGAAAAATTCATTTCTTCCGTTTTAAAGTCTTTGCCAAATTCGGCGGAGTTAGTAGTAGCTGATAATGGCTCAACAGATGGAAGTTTGGAGTTTTTAAGCAATAATTACCCTGAGGTTAAACTAATAAAATTTGATGAAAATTTGGGTTTTACAGGAGGTTATAACAAGGCAATAAGCCAAGTTGATGCAGAATATATTGTGTTGCTTAATTCTGATGTTGAAGTAAAGAAAGGTTGGATAGAGCCTCTTGAAGATTTCATGGATAAAAACACTGATTATGCCGCTTGTCAGCCAAAGATAAAGTGGTTCGGGCATGATAATATGTTTGAATATGCAGGAGCTTCGGGTGGATTTATTGATAAAAATGCTTATCCGTTTTGTCGAGGGCGAATATTTAACACTTTAGAAGCTGATAATGGGCAATATGATGAAAATATTGATATTTTCTGGGCTAGCGGTGCGAGTTTATTTATCCGTAAAAGCGATTATGAAAATATTGGAGGCTTAGATGACTTGTTTTTTGCGCATATGGAAGAGATAGACTTGTGCTGGAGATTGTGGAATTCAGGAAAAAAAATAGCTGTTGTTACTGAAAGTCAGGTTTGGCATGTTGGGGGAGGCAGTTTGCCAAGGTCTTCAGCTCGTAAAACATATTTGAATTTTAGGAATAATTTGATTTTGATATATAAAAATTATCCGATTTCAAAATTAAAAGCGGTGCTTAGGCGTAGATTTTTCCTAGATATTATTGCTGCGTTTATGTTTGGCTTAAAAGGTCATTTTGGCGATTTTTCTGCTGTTTTCAAAGCT comes from Bacteroidales bacterium and encodes:
- a CDS encoding HlyD family efflux transporter periplasmic adaptor subunit, whose translation is MEEKLPEIHTEEVHDILSKPPSGIIRNGIMLIGIVVVLLLAGSWFVKYPDKVSATIAVSSSNVPASLVAKSSGKITHMFVTNNQVVSEGEILAVIENNAEYTHVLLLDSLISSFDVEDDTKLEDISKQSMLMLGDLQSDFLQFQKIVSDFLLFKSLNLISKKIAALQKQIRLTEQYYKRISDQSALQEEDLDIAKNEFYRDSVLFSQKVISAAEYDKSKVALIQRKQSFLSSKANLSNIQMQKAQIEQQIIEMQLQLTDESKQYTQTITQSHKALSNSINIWKRNYLFISPLKGNCTFTNTREVNQNVSAGDVVFTVVPLQKSELVGILKLPMQGAGKVKVGQVVNIKFDNFPYMEFGVVKGIVKSISLVTNDSNYIVEVSFPNGLKTNYGKNLLFSQEMSGTAEIITEDLRLIERFLNPIKSILKQNL
- a CDS encoding glycosyltransferase family 2 protein — encoded protein: MKTAVVILNWNGKKWLEKFISSVLKSLPNSAELVVADNGSTDGSLEFLSNNYPEVKLIKFDENLGFTGGYNKAISQVDAEYIVLLNSDVEVKKGWIEPLEDFMDKNTDYAACQPKIKWFGHDNMFEYAGASGGFIDKNAYPFCRGRIFNTLEADNGQYDENIDIFWASGASLFIRKSDYENIGGLDDLFFAHMEEIDLCWRLWNSGKKIAVVTESQVWHVGGGSLPRSSARKTYLNFRNNLILIYKNYPISKLKAVLRRRFFLDIIAAFMFGLKGHFGDFSAVFKARRDFSKMKNKFPKSSSKEFPKVIYSGNILTDYYFKRKKFFSDLDFN
- the rnr gene encoding ribonuclease R; this encodes MSSKKSKKDRKKEYNILAINILAVFKQNPYTLLNYKQVAGKLGIGKGAERAKMAEVIEQLVEQNLLIARNRGKYLLNPDVLNLDDNTSEVEGIIDISVNGKGYLLMPDKEDIAIAQGDLNQALTGDKVLVKLFPRRKNRRPEGKVIKVIKRKRIKYVGTIQVGSNMSFFIPDDRKIHIDFLIPNKDLNNAKHGEKVIVEIVEWPQQSRNPFAKIVEVLGRPGVNEVEIQSILANHEFPLKFPNNVEKEAEKISTEIDENEIKKRRDFRDTFTFTCDPFDAKDFDDALSIKKLNNDNFEVGVHIADVSYYVKPNSAIDDEAYDRATSIYMVDRVVPMLPEKLSNNVCSLRPDEDKLCHSVVFELSPNAEVIKYWIGHTVIRSKARFCYEEIQEIIETGKGNFSDEILTLHKLAFKMREERAKAGSINFKSTEIKFKLDENSKPIEVFLKEQKESNMLIEDFMLLANKTVAAHIGKVKNKNQTPKTFVYRIHDEPSPEKLTNFSEFLSKIGYKINLTSKENISHSLNNLFKNVAGKAEERMIETIAVRAMAKAIYSTNNIGHYGLAFKYYTHFTSPIRRYPDLMVHRLLDLYAEGKPPVNQTEYEEKCEHCSDMEKKAADAERESVKFKQMEFMADKVGQKFEGVVSGVSKWGIFVELELSHAEGLVRLEDLKDDFYYLDEDNYMVIGHRTKTAYRLGDKVNVTIRNIDIARKQMDLILNT
- a CDS encoding HD domain-containing protein; the encoded protein is MKLFSQVSTVEGSEKYELAIGRKQPLYKKSEDIRSEFSRDYNRILHCNAFRRLKHKTQVFYATMNDHICTRIEHVHHVESVSRTICDELGLNSELAVAIALGHDLGHAPFGHEGEKIISKISKEKIGKSFWHEKNSLRVVDYIESLPDTNGVEKPLNLTYAVRDGIISHCGEVDINALKPRSENIDLCKINEPNEYQPFTWEGCVVKLADKIAYLGRDIEDAWRLNVINENQIIELNDIISKKYAKVTESVFTTSLMHNFIIDLCDNSSIESGLKFSDDTYNLMTNIKSFNYKNIYSHPRIKRYNKYVELIITTLFDFLIEKYNAENTINEIKKGCANYPELCRSFADWLSKYSIASETQKNEFNIFDINDLNQYTDCVLTYLSLMTDQYAMRLFGEITHF
- a CDS encoding peptidase domain-containing ABC transporter, whose protein sequence is MTKFPRYIQPDSRDCGPTCLRMVAKHYGKNYTLAYLREKSSITRHGVSMLGISDAAEAIGFKTLGVKITYEQLGSDAPLPAIVHWKQNHFVVVYDISNKGVVSVADPASGHVKFSKEEFLQGWISTKSEGENKGVALLLETTPTFYELKGEKSDRQKFSFLFKYLTPHKKYIIQLFLGMLLGSLLQLIFPFLTQSVVDVGIGNQDIAFITLILISQLVLAATQMSVEFLRNWILLHISTRINISLISDFLIKLMKLPISFFDSKLIGDIMQRIGDHTRIQSFLTGSSLSTLFSMVNLVIFGAVLAWYNLKILVIFLFGNLLYVAWILIFMKKRRELDFKRFALAADNQSNLFQIITGMQEIKLNNCEKQKRWRWERLQASQFKVAIKGLALGQYQQVGSLFLAQATNIFISFLAARAVVNGQMTLGMMMAVSYIIGQISSPINQLIGFIQSLQDARISLERLGEIHNKPDEEPEEMNRVSILPENKSLSVKNITFRYEGPNSPAVLENIDLEIPEGKITAIVGTSGSGKTTLIKLLLGFYKPEQGEIKVGDLSLVHVNGSFWRSQCGVVMQDGYIFSETIAENIAPGDDDIDRRKMLHAVKVANIREFIEGLPLGYNTKIGQEGSGISQGQKQRLLIARAVYKDPQFIFLDEATNSLDANNERVIMDNLNEFFKGRTVVIVAHRLSTVKNADQIVVLEKGKIIEKGTHAELTEKRGSYYELVKNQLELGS
- a CDS encoding four helix bundle protein, whose translation is MVYEWEYFAKDTIGKQFVRCVDSVAANIAEGFGRYGKRSRVLFFRYAYGSLYEARSWTQKSFDRKLITEDQLLKIRKYLEALPVEIHHLIKFTNERLKF